A portion of the Lolium rigidum isolate FL_2022 chromosome 1, APGP_CSIRO_Lrig_0.1, whole genome shotgun sequence genome contains these proteins:
- the LOC124684450 gene encoding peroxidase 3-like, which translates to MAAVAAIIVLAAVVGTASAAEDDSGKLRQGFYDQSCPRAEQIVRHYMEQHVPHAPSVAATLLRTYFHDCFVRGCDGSVLLNGTNGNEAEKDSAPNASLRGFAFVDRVKAVVEQECPGVVSCADVLALAARDAIGVIGGPFWRVPTGRRDGRVSLKQEALDQIPGPTMNFTDLLASFQSKGLELPDLVWLSGAHTIGIAHCDSFSERLYNFTGRGGPSDADPSLNPVYAANLRRTKCATPTDNTTIVEMDPGSFLTFDLGYYRGLLKSRGLFQSDHALLMDAAALADVESVASGPPEVFFQLFARSMMRLGMVDVKTGGEGEIRRHCAVVNS; encoded by the exons ATGGCGGCAGTGGCAGCGATTATCGTGTTGGCGGCGGTTGTTGGCACGGCTTCGGCGGCGGAGGATGACAGCGGGAAGCTGCGGCAAGGGTTCTACGACCAGAGCTGCCCGCGGGCGGAGCAGATTGTTCGACACTACATGGAGCAGCACGTTCCCCACGCGCCCTCCGTCGCCGCCACCCTCCTCCGCACCTacttccacgactgcttcgtcaGG GGCTGCGACGGGTCGGTGCTGCTGAACGGGACCAACGGCAACGAGGCGGAGAAGGACTCGGCGCCGAACGCGTCGCTGCGCGGGTTCGCGTTCGTGGACCGCGTCAAGGCGGTCGTCGAGCAGGAGTGCCCCGGCGTCGTCTCCTGCGCCGACGTGCTCGCCCTCGCCGCCCGCGACGCCATCGGAGTCATC GGCGGTCCGTTCTGGCGCGTGCCGACGGGGCGGCGCGACGGCAGGGTGTCGCTGAAGCAGGAGGCGCTGGACCAGATCCCAGGGCCAACCATGAACTTCACCGACCTCCTCGCCTCCTTCCAGAGCAAAGGCCTCGAGCTCCCCGACCTCGTCTGGCTGTCAG GGGCTCACACCATCGGCATCGCGCACTGCGACTCCTTCAGTGAGCGCCTGTACAACTTCACGGGCCGTGGCGGGCCAAGCGACGCCGACCCGTCGCTGAACCCGGTGTACGCGGCGAACCTCCGGCGGACCAAGTGTGCCACGCCGACGGATAACACCACCATCGTGGAGATGGACCCTGGGAGCTTCCTCACCTTCGACCTTGGCTACTACCGCGGCCTGCTCAAGAGCCGGGGCCTCTTCCAGTCGGACCACGCCCTGCTAATGGACGCGGCGGCGCTGGCCGACGTGGAAAGCGTCGCGAGCGGCCCGCCGGAGGTGTTCTTCCAACTGTTCGCGCGGTCCATGATGAGGTTGGGCATGGTGGACGTCAAGACCGGTGGCGAGGGCGAGATCAGGCGGCACTGCGCCGTCGTCAACAGCTAG
- the LOC124684451 gene encoding peroxidase 39-like — protein MDPGSFLTFDLGYYRGLLKSRGLFQSDHALLMDAAARADVESVASGPPEVFFQLFARSMVRLGMVDVKTGGEGEIRRHCTVVNS, from the coding sequence ATGGACCCTGGGAGCTTCCTCACCTTCGACCTCGGTTACTACCGCGGCCTGCTCAAGAGCCGAGGTCTGTTCCAGTCGGACCACGCCTTGCTAATGGACGCGGCGGCAAGGGCCGACGTCGAGAGCGTCGCGAGCGGCCCGCCGGAGGTGTTCTTCCAGCTGTTCGCGCGGTCCATGGTGAGGCTGGGCATGGTGGACGTCAAGACCGGCGGCGAGGGCGAAATCAGGCGGCACTGCACCGTCGTCAACAGCTAG